Genomic window (Pseudovibrio brasiliensis):
ACTCTCTTCAGCAAAGGCGAAGCTGGAGGAGCGCAGCGGTCTGCTTTGCTCGTCTTTACTCTTCGTGTCGCCAGCGCTGCGCTCGCTTACATCATGCAGGTCATTCTGGCCCGTTGGATGGGAGCCTCAGAGTACGGCATCTTCATTGTTGTTTGGACGGTCGTCATCATTTTGAGCGTCTTTTCAGGGCTCGGCTTCTCAGTCTCCCTCCTCCGGTTCATCCCGGAGTATCTGGAAAAGAAGCAATACGAACTCCTCAATGGCCTACTCTTTAGCGCCCGCTTCCTTGTTCTGCTCAGCTCAACAACCATCGCCGTCATTGGTGTTGCAATTGCCTGGCTCTTCTCTGATTTCATCAGCAACGCTTACATCCTACCGCTTTATCTGATCGCCGTCTGCCTGCCCATGCACACCTACACCGGCATGCTGGAAGGCATTGCCAGAGCACAAGATTGGCAGCTCAAAGCCATGGTGCCAGACTTCATTGGACGGCCCCTGCTGGTGCTGGCCTTTATGCTGATTGCACTCTGGATGGATTATCCACCAACTGCGGTAACAGCTTGCATTGTCACCATCGCAGCTGTCTGGACCATCACCTTTGTCCAGACAATCATGATGGAAATATCCCTACATAAGATCCGTCAACCTGCTCCACGCAAGCTGCAGATTAAGTCGTGGCTGCTGATATCCGTGCCGATGCTAGCGGTCGATGGCTTCTTTCAGCTCATCACCAGCTCTGATGTAATCCTGATCGGCCTCTGGCTGTCTCCGGATCAAGTCGGCATCTATTTTGCTGCATCACGGACCCTCGCATTGATGCACTTTGTTTATTATGCCGTCCGCGCCGCCAGCGCTCCACGCATGGCGCGGCTCTACCATTCCAACGACAGAGCTGGTCTCAAAAACTTTGTAGGCAGTGCTGCCAAAATGACCTTCTGGCCAACACTGCTGATGGCTGGTTTCATTATGGTTGTCGGGCCTTTCCTCCTCTCCTTGTTTGGTGAGGATTTCGCTCAAGGCACGCCAATTCTCTACATTCTCATTATCGGCGTCCTTGCCCGTGCATCTGTCGGCCCCGTAGATGCACTGTTGACTCTTTCAGGTCACCAAAACACCTGCGCTAAAATTTACGCCACAGTCTTCGTTGTGAACCTCATTCTCAACTCTGCACTCATTCCGGTATTAGGCCTTTACGGAGCGGCTTTGGCGACCACTCTGGTCATCATTTTTGAAGCATGTGTTCTTTATCGCAGCGCCTACAGACTTTTGGGCCTGCACACATTCATTTTGCCATTGAAGAGACGGGAAACTCCAGTCAATGAAGCAGGATAGCGCCACCATCAAACTGCTGATACCCGGCAAGGACAAAGCTGCAGACCATCTGTGGCAAGACCTTTCCCAACATGCGTTGGAGCCCAATCCGTTCTTCTCCAGCAGCTTCGTAACGGCCTTCAACAAACACAAGGCAAACCACTCTATCAAACTGTTATTGGCGCTGGATCCTTCCGGCACCAAAGCCCTTGCGGCTCTGCCGATCATGATGGTTAGGCGCGGTCTTCTCTTTAAACTACCCAGTGCGCTGGCTGGAAATTATGGCCCACTGGGTACTCTGCTTCTCTCCGAAGAAGCAACACCAGCAATCCTGAGCAATCTACTTGAGGCAGCCTGTAACCTAAGCCCAGCAAAAACACTGCTGCTTCCATATCATGG
Coding sequences:
- a CDS encoding lipopolysaccharide biosynthesis protein; its protein translation is MQELLFKWAAVLLPHSTHAKLLPILEKILSTLFSKGEAGGAQRSALLVFTLRVASAALAYIMQVILARWMGASEYGIFIVVWTVVIILSVFSGLGFSVSLLRFIPEYLEKKQYELLNGLLFSARFLVLLSSTTIAVIGVAIAWLFSDFISNAYILPLYLIAVCLPMHTYTGMLEGIARAQDWQLKAMVPDFIGRPLLVLAFMLIALWMDYPPTAVTACIVTIAAVWTITFVQTIMMEISLHKIRQPAPRKLQIKSWLLISVPMLAVDGFFQLITSSDVILIGLWLSPDQVGIYFAASRTLALMHFVYYAVRAASAPRMARLYHSNDRAGLKNFVGSAAKMTFWPTLLMAGFIMVVGPFLLSLFGEDFAQGTPILYILIIGVLARASVGPVDALLTLSGHQNTCAKIYATVFVVNLILNSALIPVLGLYGAALATTLVIIFEACVLYRSAYRLLGLHTFILPLKRRETPVNEAG